From the Geothermobacter hydrogeniphilus genome, the window ACCCTGCGCCTGGCGTTGGCCCAGTATCGTGAAATGGCCGCCTTCGCCCAGTTCGGTTCCGATCTCGACGCCGCCACCCAGCGTCAGCTCAATCGCGGTGCACGGCTGGTCGAGATCCTCAAGCAGGGCCAGTATCAGCCGCTGCCGGTTGCCAAGCAGGTGCTGGCGATCTACGCCGCCAGCAATGGCTATGTCGACGAGTACCCGGCCACCGCGGTGCAGCGCTACGAGAAGGAGCTGCTCTCCTTCCTTGAAGGCAGCCACGCCGACCTGATCAAGGATCTTGGCGAGAAAAATGCCATCGACGATGAACTCGAGGGCCGGATCAAGGCCGCTCTGGAGGAGTTCAAAGGCCAGTTCGTCGCCTGATAACCCGACTGCGAAGGTAGCGAAATGCCCAGTCTGAAGGATATTAAAAAACGTATCGGCTCGGTCAAGAACACCAGCCAGATCACTAAGGCGATGAAAATGGTCTCGGCCGCCAAGCTGCGCCGTGCCCAGGAGGCCGTGGTGGCGGCCCGACCCTACGCCGACAAGCTGAACTATGTGCTTTCCAGTCTTGCCCTGCGCGAAGATCACGAAGCCCATCCGTTGTTGCAGGAACGGGGCAAGAAGAAAGCCCTGGTGCTGCTGTTGACGGCGGATCGCGGACTCTGCGGCGGCTTCAACGCCAATATCTCCAAGACGGCGGAGAAGTTCATCAAGGAGCGGACTGACGGCTTTGAAGAGTACGAGCTGATGATTGTCGGGCGCAAGGGAGCCGATTATCTGCGGCATCGTAATGTGCCGATCGGCAAGGTCCATGCCGGCATTACCTCCGGCATCAATTATCATACCGCGGCACTGATCGGCAGTGAGGTGGTCGAAGGCTACCTCGCGGATCAGTACGATGCTGTCTACCTGATCTACAACGCGTTTCAGAGCGCGATCACGCAGGTTCCGACGATCCGCAGGTTGTTGCCGATCGAACCGGCCCAGGTCGACGAACGCGAGCATATCGCCCAGTATATTTACGAGCCGGGCAAAACCGAGGTTTTGAGCCAGATTCTGCCCAA encodes:
- the atpG gene encoding ATP synthase F1 subunit gamma: MPSLKDIKKRIGSVKNTSQITKAMKMVSAAKLRRAQEAVVAARPYADKLNYVLSSLALREDHEAHPLLQERGKKKALVLLLTADRGLCGGFNANISKTAEKFIKERTDGFEEYELMIVGRKGADYLRHRNVPIGKVHAGITSGINYHTAALIGSEVVEGYLADQYDAVYLIYNAFQSAITQVPTIRRLLPIEPAQVDEREHIAQYIYEPGKTEVLSQILPKQVEVQIFRGLLESVASEHGARMSAMDSASKNAAEMINKLTLQYNRARQAAITKELMEIISGAEAIK